From the genome of Primulina huaijiensis isolate GDHJ02 chromosome 11, ASM1229523v2, whole genome shotgun sequence:
AAAGTATTATAGATGATTATTTAGATAAGATTTGGTTTTATCATGTCATCAACTATTCAAATTCTGTAGATGTGctctataaataaatatatcaaatgataataaaatattcCAATTCATTCACTCCTCTTTATATTTTTCACTATtcataacaatatttttttgattgacttgttttttacatttttctacagtattatttttttaaattattagtttatttaacgctaaaaaaatataaataaatatttaatataaatcaatagTTATAATTGATATTGAGATAGCAAAACATTGCTGTAGGAAGATAAAGCGTTACTGCCAAACTGCGACTCATTACGAATGCTCCAAATGAGACTCACTGCTTGCAAGTTTCGGGAAGGGGCAGGCAAACAATAAATTTCAAAGGTGTTCATCTTCATTTTTGTCCAAGGAAGCAGAAAGAAAGCTCAAGATAAAGCCATCGAGGTCGCCTTCGAGGACTGAGTCAGGGTCCGAAACCTCGAAATTGGTTCTGTGATCCTTCACCATTCGATAAGGCTGCCAAAAGTGTTAGTTTGATTAGTTCAAGCATTCGGGGTTATGTAATTCAAATTGTAATAACGAGTGCTTCAGGGTGAAAATGCATACATGGAGTACATAAGAACGTATTTGACTGCCGAAATTTATATCGGTGAGAGACTGTGTGTGCTCTGCGTTTATCTTAGCTTGACGTTCCATCTCAAGCTGGTCCAGACGGGACTGAAGCACAGCCATGGCGGATGCCTTGTTTTGATGCTGCGATCTGTCAGTTGTGAAAATCCGTAACTTAGAACAAATGTGGCCATTTGCAGAAACTTTCGTCTACGTTCAAGACTGGTCAGAAGGAAATACATAATTCGATGTACTGTACCTTTCGTTTTGACAAGAGGCGGTGACTCCAGTGGGAATGTGAGTTATCCGGACAGCACTGTCAGTAGTGTTGGCGTGCTGACCCCCAGATCCCCCAGATCGAAACCGTTCAATTCGTAGGTCAGATTCGTTGATTTGAACACGGGAAGATCCGTTGCCAAGAATGGGAATTACGGCTAACGAAGCAAATGATGTATGCCTTCGCTTATTGCTGTCAAATGGAGAAATGCGTACTAAACGGTGAGCCCCAATTTCAGCTTTGGCATATCCAAATGCATACTCCCCATCGACTTTAACAGTGGCGCGCTGATTAATGCAAAAGAAAGAGAATGTTATGAAATAAATCACAGGTAAATACAAAAACATATAGAATTCAACTGAAGCATACATTTTACCTTTGTGGAAGAAAAAACAAGGAAGAAATCAAGAAACACATTAATAATTTTCAGAAATGGAAAAAATTGTGAAAACCATAAATCAAAGATTGACCATAAATGtgtaaacataaaataaactaaaaacGTTGGCTAAAAACTAACCTTTATCCCTGCAATCTCGCCAGGCATTTCATCCACAACAGTTACCCCAAAACCCCGGCGTTCCGCCCACTTTTTATACATCTGCATGACCATTGAAGCCCAGTCCATGCTCTCAGTGCCACCAGCTCCAGCTTGAACCTGTACAGAAAGTGGGGTGAACAAATTTGATAGCTAACATTGAACAATATTTTggaaactgaagaagaaaaacaaGTTCAGATAGTATGTTCGAAGATTAAACAAGAAGAAATTTCAAACAAAGGATGACATAAGACATTATCGATACACTAGATTGGATTGCATTACTTCACCTCGATGAAACAAGAGCAAGAATCATGCTCCCCGGCTAATAAAGCTTCAAGCTCTTTTTCTTTGATGGTTCTTCTCAATGTAAGTAGATCATTCAAAGATTCCTACAATTAGGGAAAATATTCAAGATTAGTAATGCATGTAAGTTATATAAATAGCTAAATCACCCAACTTATTTTTACTTTACAAgatacaaatttattattaaatacaaAATGTACAAAGAAGGATAAGGCATCCTTTCATATAATATTACAATGAAACAGATGATACAATCTAAAGTGGATTCCTAGGCTCGCTAGACTACACAAATAGATTACACAAATCTTGTTCAGACTAAACCATGTTTTCAACAATTCGATCATCACTTGAACAGAGAGATTGCAACCGGAGGGGATGTCTCTCTGTCTGATGCTAAGATTAAATGCCCAAAATGATGATTACAGAGAGGGGGTGGAGTTTATGAGATCACAAAAGAACGTACAAGCTGCAAGAAGAACCAAACAAAGACTTTTGTACTATTGTCAATAACAAAACTATGCGCTATTCGTACGTTATCTCATTCTAACCACAAGGTATCAGTTGGAAATTATACTTCACAATTTTATACCAAGGTTCAAGCTCTCCCAAAAGCTTGGATGCTCCAAATATTTGTAAGAG
Proteins encoded in this window:
- the LOC140987090 gene encoding peptide chain release factor PrfB2, chloroplastic-like → MSFLLLKRLYHSDSVRKSFHKTHLLSRILSSFSQPQICCSLDPIHRQSDSASGNAIWGKFDNGFPSIFNLSWKFQYGTTFTRLACSQAAVESSTSDGLTVEGIIANNWTIYDEYENDWKSHASAIARSIHLIKKRLRWKKLSERVEALSGQLNKPDLWEDPVHAGKISREHGSLMGKLKEVNSFEQELFEYIDMIKLAREDNDSELESESLNDLLTLRRTIKEKELEALLAGEHDSCSCFIEVQAGAGGTESMDWASMVMQMYKKWAERRGFGVTVVDEMPGEIAGIKRATVKVDGEYAFGYAKAEIGAHRLVRISPFDSNKRRHTSFASLAVIPILGNGSSRVQINESDLRIERFRSGGSGGQHANTTDSAVRITHIPTGVTASCQNERSQHQNKASAMAVLQSRLDQLEMERQAKINAEHTQSLTDINFGSQIRSYVLHPYRMVKDHRTNFEVSDPDSVLEGDLDGFILSFLSASLDKNEDEHL